One part of the Pirellulaceae bacterium genome encodes these proteins:
- the metH gene encoding methionine synthase, whose product MSSTPDRTDALLQALSERILILDGAMGTMVQALKLSEADMRSQRFANHHKDLKNFTDILSLTHPQSLVEIHRQYLAAGADIVTTNTFGASPVGMEEFELPPSLVAEINHAAVACARRATEEFSERTPDRPRFVAASIGPTAKQTAISTKVDDPAFRNTTYQIMADSYYQQIASLVEAGTDILLVETVIDTLNLKACLFAISQYFTDSGRRVPVMVSGTFDKGGRTFVSGQSVEAFWNALSHFPMLSIGMNCALGPDVMRPHIEELSHIAGTNISCHPNAGLPNAMGQYDLSPAAMGQMIGEFAEQGWLNIVGGCCGTTPDHIRAIATAVAGRRPHQQPAPSVYTRLSGTLPLTLRPESNFTMIGERTNVTGSRAFARLIRNDQFEEAVEVARQQVLGGATIIDINMDDALLDGVAAMTRFLRLIGGESDIAQVPVMIDSSKWEVLEAGLQNTQGKSIVNSISLKDGEDEFLRRARLVRQYGAACVVMAFDEQGQAVTKDDKVRICVRAYQLLTQQVGFPPQDIIFDPNILTVATGIEEHNNYAVDFIEATREIKRACPGSKISGGVSNISFSFRGNDHVREAMHSAFLYHAVRAGMDMGIVNAGQLEVYEDIPKDLLERVEDVLLNRRPDATERLIELADNVKSAGKKAATEDLSWREADVRSRLQHALVRGIDKYIEQDAEEARQSCSRCLEVIEGPLMDGMSVVGDLFGAGKMFLPQVVKSARVMKKAVAYLTPFMEEEKRQAGVASGSARGKVLMATVKGDVHDIGKNIVGVVLACNNYEVIDLGVMVPTEKILDQAQELGVDVIGLSGLITPSLDEMVHVAKQMQRRGMALPLLIGGATTSAKHTAVKIAPQYEHEVIHVLDASRSVPVVERLTNSESRRKLSDDNRRLQQELVASYQARQVKLVPYAEALQRRFATDWSSVDIPVPAFTGIKSLPDFPLQKLVETIDWSPFFWAWELRGKYPQILSDATVGQQARELFDHARVMLDKIISQKLIRAHAVYGFWPANSQDDDVILYQDDSRQHELDRLHFLRQQWERKGQSDFRSLADYIAPVGSGRADYIGGFVVTTGEGVDELAQKYQQASDDYNAIMVKALADRLAESFAEWLHRQARRDWGFGASEGLSNQQLIDEQYRGIRPAPGYPACPDHTEKGILFKLLDATAHTGVSLTESYAMWPAASVSGLYFAHPQSRYFTVDRVSQDQVQAYARRKGLSQTEVERWLSPNLGYET is encoded by the coding sequence ATGTCGTCCACCCCTGATCGCACAGATGCCCTGTTGCAAGCACTCTCAGAGCGCATCCTCATTTTGGATGGTGCCATGGGGACAATGGTGCAGGCGCTGAAACTCAGCGAAGCCGACATGCGCAGCCAGCGATTTGCAAACCATCATAAAGACCTGAAGAACTTTACCGACATCCTTTCGCTGACTCATCCGCAGAGTCTGGTTGAAATTCATCGGCAGTATCTAGCGGCTGGTGCCGACATCGTTACGACCAACACGTTTGGGGCAAGTCCGGTCGGCATGGAGGAGTTCGAGCTTCCGCCCAGCCTGGTAGCCGAAATCAATCATGCGGCGGTGGCCTGTGCGCGTCGAGCGACGGAGGAATTCTCCGAGCGTACTCCGGATCGCCCGCGCTTTGTCGCCGCCAGCATTGGCCCCACTGCCAAGCAGACCGCGATCAGTACCAAAGTAGACGATCCGGCCTTCCGCAATACGACCTACCAGATTATGGCCGACTCTTACTATCAGCAGATCGCGAGTCTGGTGGAAGCGGGCACCGATATTCTGCTAGTGGAAACCGTAATCGACACGTTGAATCTCAAAGCCTGTCTCTTTGCCATCAGTCAGTACTTTACCGATTCGGGGCGGCGGGTTCCGGTGATGGTTAGCGGGACATTTGATAAGGGCGGACGCACATTCGTCAGCGGTCAAAGCGTGGAAGCGTTTTGGAACGCGCTCAGCCACTTTCCGATGCTCAGCATCGGCATGAACTGCGCGCTGGGCCCGGATGTCATGCGTCCGCACATCGAAGAGTTGTCGCACATCGCTGGCACGAACATCAGTTGTCATCCCAACGCTGGCTTGCCCAATGCGATGGGACAATACGATCTATCGCCAGCCGCGATGGGACAAATGATCGGCGAGTTTGCTGAGCAAGGCTGGCTGAATATTGTTGGCGGATGTTGTGGGACAACTCCCGATCACATTCGAGCCATTGCCACCGCTGTCGCTGGCAGGCGACCACATCAGCAGCCGGCACCGTCGGTCTACACTCGCTTGTCCGGTACGCTGCCGCTGACACTGCGACCAGAATCGAACTTTACGATGATCGGCGAACGCACCAACGTCACCGGTTCGCGGGCCTTCGCACGACTGATTCGCAATGATCAGTTTGAAGAGGCGGTCGAGGTGGCTCGCCAACAAGTACTGGGCGGGGCAACGATCATCGATATCAACATGGATGACGCGTTGCTGGACGGCGTGGCTGCAATGACTCGATTCCTACGTTTGATCGGCGGTGAGTCGGATATCGCTCAAGTGCCCGTGATGATCGACAGCAGCAAATGGGAGGTTCTGGAGGCCGGTCTACAAAACACGCAGGGCAAGTCGATTGTCAATTCCATTAGCCTAAAGGATGGCGAAGACGAATTCTTGCGCCGCGCCCGACTGGTCCGACAATACGGAGCGGCCTGTGTGGTGATGGCCTTTGACGAACAAGGCCAGGCGGTGACCAAAGACGACAAAGTGCGCATCTGTGTGCGAGCCTATCAGTTGTTGACCCAACAGGTTGGCTTTCCTCCACAAGACATCATCTTCGATCCCAATATCTTAACGGTGGCTACCGGAATTGAGGAACATAACAACTATGCAGTGGACTTCATCGAGGCGACTCGCGAAATAAAGCGGGCCTGTCCGGGCTCCAAAATCAGTGGGGGCGTCAGCAATATCAGCTTTTCGTTTCGCGGCAACGATCATGTTCGCGAAGCCATGCACTCGGCGTTTTTGTATCATGCGGTTCGCGCCGGCATGGATATGGGCATCGTCAACGCCGGACAGTTGGAGGTGTATGAGGACATTCCCAAAGACCTGCTGGAGCGCGTGGAAGATGTGCTGTTGAATCGTCGCCCTGATGCCACGGAGCGATTGATCGAACTGGCCGACAACGTCAAGTCGGCGGGCAAGAAGGCGGCTACCGAAGACCTGTCGTGGCGCGAGGCTGACGTTCGCTCGCGTTTGCAACATGCACTAGTACGTGGAATTGACAAGTATATCGAACAGGACGCGGAAGAGGCTCGACAGTCTTGCAGTCGTTGCCTGGAGGTCATCGAAGGTCCACTGATGGACGGCATGAGCGTCGTGGGGGACCTATTTGGCGCGGGCAAGATGTTTCTACCTCAGGTCGTCAAGTCGGCTCGCGTCATGAAGAAAGCGGTGGCCTATTTGACGCCCTTCATGGAAGAAGAAAAACGCCAGGCCGGCGTCGCTAGCGGTTCAGCGCGTGGCAAAGTCTTGATGGCCACGGTCAAAGGCGACGTGCACGACATCGGCAAAAACATCGTGGGCGTCGTACTGGCGTGCAACAACTATGAAGTCATCGACCTGGGCGTCATGGTTCCCACCGAGAAAATTCTGGATCAGGCACAGGAGTTGGGCGTCGACGTCATCGGACTGTCTGGCTTGATTACGCCCAGCCTGGACGAGATGGTGCATGTGGCCAAGCAGATGCAGCGGCGCGGCATGGCGCTGCCATTGCTGATCGGCGGCGCCACGACCAGCGCCAAACACACCGCCGTCAAAATCGCCCCCCAGTACGAACACGAGGTGATTCACGTGCTGGACGCCTCACGCAGCGTGCCGGTTGTCGAGCGATTGACTAATTCTGAATCGCGTCGCAAATTGTCTGATGATAATCGGCGATTGCAACAAGAACTGGTCGCCAGCTACCAAGCGCGGCAGGTCAAACTGGTTCCGTATGCCGAAGCTCTCCAGCGTCGATTTGCCACCGATTGGTCCAGCGTCGATATCCCTGTGCCGGCATTTACCGGCATCAAGTCGCTGCCGGACTTCCCGTTGCAGAAATTAGTCGAGACGATCGACTGGTCGCCATTCTTCTGGGCTTGGGAGCTGCGCGGCAAGTATCCTCAGATTCTCAGCGATGCCACGGTCGGTCAGCAGGCTCGTGAATTGTTTGACCATGCGCGAGTCATGCTGGACAAGATTATTTCGCAAAAGTTGATTCGCGCGCACGCCGTCTACGGATTCTGGCCGGCCAATAGCCAAGACGACGACGTAATCTTGTACCAAGACGATAGCCGCCAACACGAGCTGGATCGCTTGCACTTTCTGCGCCAGCAATGGGAACGTAAGGGTCAGTCCGACTTCCGCTCGCTGGCCGACTACATCGCGCCGGTTGGCAGCGGTCGAGCTGATTACATCGGCGGCTTTGTCGTAACTACGGGTGAAGGCGTGGACGAGCTGGCCCAGAAGTACCAACAGGCCAGCGACGATTATAACGCCATCATGGTCAAAGCCCTGGCCGATCGCCTGGCCGAGTCGTTTGCAGAATGGCTGCATCGGCAGGCGCGCCGCGATTGGGGATTTGGCGCCAGTGAAGGACTCAGCAACCAGCAATTGATCGACGAACAGTATCGCGGTATTCGACCCGCTCCGGGATATCCAGCCTGCCCGGATCACACTGAGAAAGGCATCTTATTTAAACTGCTGGACGCTACGGCACACACCGGAGTCAGCTTGACCGAGTCGTATGCCATGTGGCCCGCAGCCAGCGTCAGCGGACTTTATTTTGCACATCCTCAATCTCGCTACTTTACCGTGGATCGTGTGAGTCAAGATCAAGTACAAGCCTACGCCCGCCGCAAAGGCCTCAGCCAAACCGAAGTCGAACGCTGGCTTTCACCGAATCTGGGATACGAGACGTAG
- a CDS encoding AAA family ATPase, whose product MYEEYWRLQARPFENRIGHEQYYPAESHQAALLKLRYAIENRRAAALLCGPSGMGKSLIADMLLRQLDDTFRPLQHVVFPTLESSQLLRYLVQQVDTQNSEWPRETSADLVRFERLLVNNIQAGRHGVIVVDEAHLLEQHGLLEPLRLLLNVAANQSPGESAWTLVLVGQPIVLSHVERYQPLDERLAVKCMLNRLLPEETVGYIQHRLRAVGGDSQRVFNEAALERIHQLAHGIPRKINRLCDLALMVGYAEECPIISADVVASVHNDLVTPVVG is encoded by the coding sequence ATGTACGAAGAATACTGGCGCCTGCAAGCTCGCCCCTTTGAAAACCGCATCGGCCACGAGCAATATTACCCAGCCGAGTCGCACCAGGCGGCTCTGTTGAAACTTCGGTATGCCATCGAAAACCGCCGCGCCGCCGCGCTGCTGTGTGGTCCCAGCGGGATGGGTAAGTCGTTGATTGCCGACATGCTATTACGACAACTGGATGATACATTTCGTCCGCTGCAGCACGTCGTTTTTCCGACGTTGGAAAGCAGCCAATTGCTACGCTATTTGGTGCAACAAGTCGATACTCAAAACAGCGAATGGCCGCGTGAAACTTCGGCTGACTTGGTGCGCTTCGAGCGGCTGTTGGTCAACAACATCCAGGCTGGGCGCCATGGGGTAATTGTGGTCGATGAAGCACATCTGCTGGAACAGCATGGCCTGCTCGAGCCGCTACGGCTGCTATTGAATGTGGCTGCCAATCAATCGCCAGGAGAGTCTGCCTGGACGTTGGTCTTGGTTGGACAACCCATCGTGCTGTCGCATGTTGAACGTTACCAGCCTCTGGACGAACGATTGGCGGTCAAATGTATGCTCAATCGACTGCTACCCGAAGAAACGGTAGGATACATCCAGCATCGCTTGCGTGCCGTAGGAGGTGACAGTCAACGCGTGTTTAACGAAGCGGCTCTGGAACGCATTCATCAGCTTGCACACGGCATTCCTCGTAAGATCAACCGCCTGTGCGATCTAGCGCTGATGGTCGGCTATGCTGAAGAGTGCCCGATCATCAGCGCCGACGTTGTGGCCAGCGTTCACAACGACTTAGTCACGCCCGTGGTAGGCTAG
- a CDS encoding glutamine--tRNA ligase/YqeY domain fusion protein: MSPNERPDSNAADDSHSEGRHAERLNFIEQEVEHDLQQPKLAGQTFISRFPPEPNGYLHIGHAKSICLNFGLARKYGGRCNLRFDDTNPSKEDQEYVDSIMQDVRWLGFQWDELHYASDYFDQLYEWAIQLIKAGKAYVCDLTSEQTREYRGTLTQPGKNSPYRDRSVEENLVLFQEMRDGKYPNGARTLRAKIDMASANVNLRDPVMYRIVHAHHHRTGDRWCIYPMYDWAHGQSDSLERITHSICTLEFEDHRPLYDWFCRELGIYHPRQMEFARLNLSYTVMSKRKLLQLVQERYVDGWNDPRMPTISGLRRRGYTPDSIRLFCERIGVARFHSTIDVGVLENAVREHLNAVAARVMAVLNPIKVVITNYPSDSVEMLDAINNPEDPSAGSRSVPFSRELYIERDDFMEQAPRKFFRLTVGGEVRLRYAYIIRCDEVIKDSAGQIVQLQCSYDPQTRSGGPNESMRKVKGTIHWVSAAHSVPAQVRLYDRLFLTENPDEAPTGKTFLDNLNPNSLQNLTAHVEPSLKSARPGERFQFERLGYFCVDDDSNAHQLVFNRTVALRDSWAKEMHK, encoded by the coding sequence ATGAGCCCCAATGAACGCCCCGATTCCAACGCAGCGGATGATTCCCATTCGGAGGGGCGACATGCTGAACGTCTCAATTTCATTGAACAGGAAGTCGAGCACGATCTGCAACAACCCAAGCTGGCCGGCCAGACCTTTATCAGCCGCTTTCCACCCGAGCCAAACGGCTATCTGCACATTGGTCATGCAAAGAGCATCTGCCTGAATTTTGGCTTGGCCAGAAAGTATGGTGGCCGCTGCAATCTGCGTTTCGACGATACCAATCCCAGCAAGGAGGATCAAGAGTATGTCGATTCCATCATGCAGGATGTGCGCTGGTTAGGCTTTCAGTGGGACGAACTGCATTACGCTTCCGACTACTTTGACCAGTTATATGAGTGGGCAATTCAACTGATCAAAGCCGGCAAAGCATACGTCTGTGATCTGACCAGCGAACAGACTCGAGAGTATCGTGGCACGTTGACACAGCCGGGTAAAAACAGTCCCTACCGCGATCGCAGCGTTGAGGAGAACTTGGTGCTGTTTCAAGAGATGCGCGACGGCAAATATCCCAATGGTGCGCGGACGTTGCGCGCTAAGATCGACATGGCTTCCGCCAATGTAAATCTGCGCGACCCAGTCATGTACCGCATCGTGCACGCGCACCATCACCGCACCGGCGACCGCTGGTGTATCTATCCGATGTACGACTGGGCTCACGGTCAAAGCGACTCTCTGGAGCGCATCACGCATTCGATATGCACTTTGGAATTTGAAGATCATCGCCCACTGTACGACTGGTTTTGCCGCGAGCTGGGCATTTACCACCCGCGACAGATGGAGTTCGCGCGACTGAATCTCTCGTATACTGTGATGAGCAAACGCAAGCTGCTGCAGCTTGTCCAAGAACGATATGTTGATGGCTGGAATGACCCGCGTATGCCAACCATTAGCGGGCTGCGCCGACGGGGCTATACTCCCGACAGCATTCGACTGTTCTGCGAACGCATCGGGGTTGCTCGATTCCACAGTACCATTGATGTTGGCGTTTTGGAAAATGCCGTCCGCGAGCACCTGAACGCCGTGGCCGCGCGAGTCATGGCAGTGCTGAACCCAATCAAAGTTGTGATTACCAACTATCCTTCCGACAGCGTCGAAATGCTGGACGCGATCAACAACCCAGAGGATCCTTCAGCCGGATCGCGGTCGGTGCCGTTTTCACGTGAGCTGTACATTGAACGCGATGATTTTATGGAACAGGCGCCGCGCAAGTTCTTCCGGCTGACCGTCGGTGGCGAAGTGCGTTTGCGTTACGCCTACATTATTCGCTGCGACGAAGTCATCAAAGATTCCGCCGGCCAGATCGTCCAGTTGCAGTGCAGTTACGACCCCCAGACGCGATCGGGTGGCCCCAACGAATCAATGCGCAAAGTTAAAGGCACGATCCACTGGGTCAGCGCAGCGCACAGTGTGCCCGCCCAGGTCCGCCTGTACGATCGACTGTTCTTGACCGAAAATCCGGATGAAGCCCCGACAGGCAAAACGTTCTTGGATAATCTGAATCCCAATAGTTTGCAGAATCTAACCGCGCATGTCGAACCAAGTCTCAAATCGGCCCGGCCCGGTGAGCGCTTTCAGTTTGAACGACTAGGCTATTTTTGCGTTGATGATGATTCGAACGCTCACCAGTTGGTATTCAACCGCACGGTGGCCTTGCGCGATTCGTGGGCTAAAGAGATGCATAAGTAG
- a CDS encoding class I SAM-dependent methyltransferase yields the protein MSAANHVLTLPASDDELRRPLEIVDGIGWLNGGIQGWRVLCLAAGGGRHGPLYAAAGAQVTVVDLSPEMLAKDREMSRRKKLDIRTIETSMDNLSALADEQFDLVIHPVSTCYLPSVDRVFAEIARVTRPDGLYISQHKQPLNLQASLETFTGRYVIQHAYYDPQAVPPAGQPSRLREPGTREFAHSWQAILGGICRSGFVIEDLIEPNHADPTALPGSFGHRCHFIAPYLRVKARRRGRATAGTIVLE from the coding sequence ATGTCAGCGGCCAATCATGTGCTGACGTTACCGGCCAGTGACGACGAGCTGCGACGTCCACTGGAGATTGTGGACGGCATTGGCTGGCTAAACGGCGGAATTCAGGGGTGGCGAGTGCTGTGTTTGGCTGCCGGCGGGGGACGTCACGGACCGTTATATGCAGCGGCGGGAGCGCAGGTGACTGTCGTGGATTTGAGCCCTGAGATGCTGGCCAAAGATCGCGAAATGTCGCGGCGAAAAAAACTGGATATACGCACGATCGAAACGTCGATGGACAATTTGTCGGCGTTGGCCGACGAGCAGTTTGATCTGGTGATTCATCCGGTCAGTACCTGCTATCTGCCGTCGGTGGATCGAGTCTTCGCCGAGATTGCTCGAGTGACTCGACCCGATGGCCTGTACATTAGCCAGCACAAACAGCCGCTCAATCTTCAAGCATCCCTGGAGACATTCACCGGGCGCTATGTGATCCAGCACGCTTATTACGATCCTCAAGCAGTCCCACCAGCCGGCCAGCCCAGCCGCTTGCGCGAGCCCGGCACACGCGAGTTCGCGCACAGTTGGCAGGCCATACTGGGCGGCATCTGCCGTAGCGGCTTTGTCATTGAAGACTTGATTGAACCCAACCACGCCGACCCCACTGCCCTGCCCGGCTCGTTTGGCCATCGTTGCCATTTCATTGCGCCGTACCTGCGCGTGAAGGCCAGACGGCGCGGTCGAGCGACCGCTGGTACAATCGTTTTGGAGTAG
- a CDS encoding serine/threonine protein kinase — MSTETTGTLLQASGLASGLVSRQQLDYCLRVARHRLTQQGVSQAELISDRLLADILVEQEIVTAYQADQLLTGRTRFSLGSYVITDWIGQGGMGQVFKAVHHVMGRICAVKVLPQSRATSESRRNFVHEIRMQAALDCPYLVRAYDAGQDGNVHYLVTEFVPGMDLRRLVKSHGPLAVSQAAKIIMHAALGLDYAHRTGLVHRDVKPGNILVTPDGDAKVSDVGLAGFAKDLVSDPRAGKIVGTADYLSPEQIRTPLQVQSVSDIYSLGCTLYYAVSGKVPFPGGDTKSKLRRHLEDSPMHPRRFVPDIAEDFVDIIADMMEKDASKRIASAAQVAARLEPWISDEHSLGTIGMTRSPWMAPPPPSHEEISETSLVDDGRSQASIGQSLQGTERSLGSVGTDGALGSDAAESTNIPRPDRNPSACDSLAPDLGLLMPSGGAPAAIAAGTPSLPESMLTPPSIQPTTSAAMIVAVTVAIVVPLALLLGAILGYIVASR, encoded by the coding sequence ATGTCCACGGAAACCACGGGTACATTGCTGCAAGCCTCGGGGCTGGCCAGCGGCTTGGTTTCACGCCAGCAATTGGACTATTGCTTGCGGGTCGCCCGTCATCGCCTGACGCAACAGGGAGTCTCCCAAGCCGAACTAATTTCCGACCGATTGTTGGCGGACATATTGGTCGAGCAAGAGATCGTGACCGCCTACCAAGCCGATCAATTGCTCACGGGGCGCACTCGGTTTAGCCTTGGCTCATACGTCATCACCGATTGGATTGGGCAAGGTGGCATGGGTCAGGTGTTCAAAGCGGTGCATCATGTGATGGGGCGTATCTGTGCTGTGAAAGTGCTGCCGCAATCGCGAGCCACTTCTGAATCGCGGCGAAATTTTGTGCATGAAATTCGCATGCAGGCAGCACTGGACTGTCCCTACTTGGTGCGTGCCTATGATGCAGGGCAAGACGGCAATGTGCATTATTTAGTGACGGAATTTGTACCAGGCATGGATTTGCGGCGACTGGTCAAAAGTCACGGGCCGTTGGCAGTTTCTCAAGCCGCCAAGATCATCATGCATGCCGCCTTAGGACTAGACTATGCGCATCGCACCGGTTTGGTGCATCGCGACGTCAAGCCGGGCAACATCCTGGTCACGCCCGACGGCGATGCCAAAGTCTCCGATGTTGGGCTGGCCGGATTTGCCAAAGACCTGGTCAGCGATCCTCGCGCCGGCAAGATAGTCGGTACTGCCGACTACTTATCGCCGGAACAGATTCGCACACCGCTGCAAGTCCAGTCGGTATCGGACATTTATTCGCTGGGCTGCACGTTGTACTATGCGGTCAGCGGAAAGGTTCCCTTCCCGGGCGGAGACACCAAGTCGAAATTGCGGCGGCACTTAGAAGATAGCCCCATGCACCCTCGACGATTTGTGCCCGACATTGCCGAAGATTTCGTAGACATCATCGCCGACATGATGGAGAAGGACGCTAGCAAGCGGATTGCAAGTGCAGCTCAGGTAGCCGCACGGTTGGAGCCCTGGATCAGCGATGAACACAGCTTGGGCACGATTGGCATGACACGCTCGCCGTGGATGGCCCCACCTCCTCCATCACACGAAGAGATTAGTGAAACCTCGCTGGTTGATGATGGGCGATCACAGGCTTCGATTGGGCAGAGTCTGCAGGGCACCGAGCGATCATTAGGGTCGGTTGGCACCGACGGCGCACTGGGTTCAGATGCGGCGGAATCCACGAATATCCCCCGACCTGACAGGAATCCATCCGCCTGTGACTCATTAGCACCAGACCTCGGATTGCTGATGCCCAGTGGAGGCGCGCCAGCGGCCATAGCTGCGGGTACGCCAAGCTTGCCGGAATCAATGCTCACGCCGCCTTCAATTCAGCCGACCACCAGTGCAGCGATGATCGTTGCCGTAACCGTTGCCATCGTGGTCCCGCTGGCGCTGCTGTTGGGAGCGATTCTGGGTTATATCGTTGCCTCCCGATGA
- a CDS encoding serine/threonine protein phosphatase, giving the protein MSGRLIAIGDIHGCRAALETLWKAIDPQPTDCVVTLGDYVDRGPDTKGVIDRLIEYSGQCQLVAIQGNHEEMMLDVVREGQPPYRWLQYGGVDTLDSYKFSGDLKVIPPEHHVFFNSMVDYFETEDFMFVHANYDPELPLAEQNLEMLRWAKLSEVLPPPHISGKRVVVGHTHDRAGQIFDVGHLICIDTYCYGGGWLTALDVHSGKVWQADRQGRLKA; this is encoded by the coding sequence ATGAGCGGTCGACTAATCGCGATTGGTGATATCCACGGCTGCCGCGCCGCCTTGGAGACGCTGTGGAAGGCCATCGATCCTCAGCCCACCGATTGTGTGGTAACTCTGGGGGACTATGTGGATCGTGGTCCCGATACCAAAGGCGTCATCGATCGTCTGATCGAATACTCAGGTCAATGCCAGCTGGTTGCCATACAAGGCAATCATGAAGAAATGATGCTGGATGTGGTCCGCGAAGGCCAGCCGCCCTATCGTTGGTTGCAATATGGTGGCGTTGACACTTTGGATTCTTACAAGTTCAGTGGAGATTTGAAGGTTATTCCGCCTGAACACCATGTTTTTTTTAATTCCATGGTGGATTACTTCGAGACCGAAGACTTCATGTTCGTCCACGCCAATTACGACCCCGAATTGCCGTTGGCAGAGCAAAATCTCGAAATGCTCCGCTGGGCCAAGCTGTCTGAAGTACTGCCGCCTCCCCACATCAGCGGCAAACGCGTCGTGGTAGGGCATACACACGATCGCGCCGGGCAGATTTTTGACGTTGGTCATCTGATCTGCATTGACACCTACTGCTATGGCGGCGGCTGGCTGACCGCCCTGGATGTGCATTCTGGGAAAGTCTGGCAGGCCGACCGACAAGGCCGCCTCAAGGCCTAA
- a CDS encoding BBP7 family outer membrane beta-barrel protein: MGQNCQWTMCCASGRRLRQWCMWAILMWMATGTSLWAQSGAVKQASASKVSARLATCPNCNQDQSAGGHRSAAPVPVPAEHFSNTPIALDETSSRSQEVMEDACNCGCVSGCSDCRQTGCRNGCCTDGGCDCGGRAACRGDDECCSVGPRICGDGWPPGPLARLLCRLSVRAEVPLFWRKGHDTPPLVSTGPSAAAADTNILQQGDFGQDANAGFRITLSTWLDPCQNHGIQFRFWNAGTRNDNHLFDSDSTPILARPFRNTSVSGSPANDTQVIAATGDSTGSIAVRGWSELYGLDVNLKRLLYADRFTRLDWTYGYQYFTLGERLRIDSQTTLIRDIPPLQTGTTIGVMDHFQTQNRLHGTTSGFMCTRRIACFQLESMFRLGMGNLNRELSVRGSTTTTSGNTTNTEQQGLLARETNRRTIIDNTFVISPEVGVNLAWALSPMVDFTVGYNYLMVPKVYQASGLIDRDLTVNLSDPLTGSLDPSLRLSPTRYWVRSLGLGLQLRY, translated from the coding sequence ATGGGCCAGAACTGCCAATGGACAATGTGTTGCGCAAGTGGCCGACGCCTGCGGCAGTGGTGCATGTGGGCAATTTTGATGTGGATGGCCACCGGCACCAGCTTGTGGGCGCAGTCTGGGGCGGTCAAACAGGCGTCAGCGTCCAAGGTTTCAGCACGACTGGCAACTTGCCCCAATTGCAACCAGGATCAGTCGGCGGGCGGTCACCGCTCAGCAGCGCCCGTTCCAGTGCCCGCAGAGCATTTCTCCAACACGCCGATCGCGCTGGATGAGACTTCTAGTCGTTCACAAGAAGTGATGGAGGATGCTTGCAACTGCGGCTGCGTGTCCGGTTGTTCAGATTGTCGTCAAACTGGCTGCCGTAACGGTTGCTGTACTGACGGAGGCTGTGATTGTGGAGGTAGAGCAGCTTGCCGTGGCGATGACGAATGCTGTTCGGTGGGGCCACGAATATGTGGCGATGGTTGGCCTCCCGGTCCCCTTGCGCGGCTGTTGTGTCGCCTGAGCGTTCGAGCCGAAGTGCCACTGTTTTGGCGCAAAGGGCACGATACGCCTCCACTGGTATCCACAGGTCCGTCTGCGGCAGCAGCCGATACGAATATTTTGCAGCAAGGCGATTTCGGTCAAGATGCGAACGCAGGCTTCCGCATAACGCTATCCACATGGCTCGACCCATGCCAAAACCATGGCATTCAGTTTCGCTTCTGGAACGCCGGCACTCGCAACGATAACCATCTCTTTGATTCCGACAGTACCCCCATCCTCGCCCGCCCCTTTCGCAATACGTCGGTCAGTGGATCACCAGCCAATGATACACAAGTGATCGCTGCTACCGGCGACAGCACCGGCTCGATCGCGGTGCGCGGCTGGTCCGAGCTTTATGGGCTGGATGTCAACCTGAAGCGCCTGTTGTATGCCGATCGGTTTACGCGACTGGATTGGACGTACGGCTACCAATACTTCACGCTCGGCGAACGACTGCGCATCGACTCGCAGACAACGCTCATTCGCGACATACCTCCACTACAAACAGGCACTACTATCGGTGTCATGGATCACTTTCAAACGCAGAATCGACTGCATGGCACGACATCCGGGTTTATGTGCACGCGGCGCATCGCCTGCTTTCAGCTAGAGAGCATGTTTCGCCTGGGCATGGGCAATCTGAATCGCGAGTTAAGTGTGCGCGGCAGTACAACCACAACCTCTGGCAATACGACCAATACCGAACAACAGGGCCTGTTGGCCCGCGAAACGAACCGCCGCACGATAATCGACAACACCTTTGTGATTTCGCCAGAGGTTGGTGTGAACCTTGCCTGGGCGCTCAGCCCGATGGTCGATTTTACGGTCGGCTACAACTATTTGATGGTCCCCAAAGTCTATCAGGCCAGCGGGTTGATAGACCGTGACTTGACCGTGAATCTATCTGATCCGCTAACCGGATCGCTCGATCCATCGCTCCGACTTTCGCCCACGCGTTATTGGGTTCGCTCGTTGGGGTTAGGCCTGCAGCTTCGGTACTAA